A region from the Brassica napus cultivar Da-Ae chromosome C8, Da-Ae, whole genome shotgun sequence genome encodes:
- the LOC106369293 gene encoding endoglucanase 1 — protein MSLTISSSRHIATFMVLLLLLSSGFSSPSSSSLRSIHHHQRHHLDNHNYKDALTKSILFFEGQRSGKLPPNQRMTWRSNSGLSDGSALNVDLVGGYYDAGDNMKFGFPMAFTTTMLSWSLIEFGDLMNSELPNAEDAVRWGTDFLLKATSHPDTIYVQVGDPNMDHACWERPEDMDTPRSVFKVDKNNPGSDIAGEIAAALAAASIVFRQCDPSYSNLLLQRAITVFTFADKYRGPYSAGLKPEVCPFYCSYSGYQDELLWGAAWLYKATSNPIYLSYVQTNGRNLGADEFDNMFSWDNKHVGARILLSKEFLIQNVKALEEYKEHADSFICSVIPGAPFSSSQYTPGGLLFKMSGSNMQYVTSTSFLLLTYAKYLTSARTVVYCGGSVVTPARLRSIAKNQVDYLLGDNPLKMSYMVGYGSKYPRRIHHRGSSLPSVAAHPTKIQCHDGFSMFNSQSPNPNDLTGAVVGGPDQNDQFPDERSDYQRSEPATYINAPLVGALAYLARSFGQV, from the exons ATGTCTCTTACTATCTCTTCTTCTCGCCACATCGCCACATTTATGGTTCTCCTTTTGCTTCTTTCCAGTGGCTTCTCCTctccgtcttcttcttctcttcgtaGCATCCACCACCACCAGCGTCACCACCTCGACAACCACAACTACAAAGACGCTCTCACCAAATCCATTCTCTTCTTCGAAGGTCAAAGATCCGGAAAGCTTCCTCCAAACCAGAGGATGACTTGGAGGAGTAACTCTGGCCTCTCTGATGGCTCTGCCCTCAAC GTGGACTTGGTGGGAGGATACTATGATGCAGGGGACAACATGAAGTTTGGCTTTCCAATGGCATTCACAACCACAATGCTCTCATGGAGTTTAATTGAGTTTGGTGATCTCATGAACTCTGAGTTACCAAACGCTGAAGACGCAGTTCGTTGGGGCACTGACTTTCTCCTCAAAGCCACTTCACATCCTGACACCATTTATGTTCAG GTTGGTGACCCTAACATGGACCATGCTTGTTGGGAGAGACCAGAGGACATGGATACACCAAGAAGTGTGTTTAAAGTAGACAAGAACAATCCTGGTTCTGATATCGCCGGTGAAATCGCTGCCGCTCTCGCCGCTGCTTCGATTGTTTTCCGGCAATGTGATCCTTCTTACTCCAATCTCCTCCTCCAACGAGCCATTACG GTTTTTACATTTGCGGACAAGTACAGAGGACCCTACAGTGCAGGTCTAAAGCCAGAAGTTTGTCCATTCTACTGTTCTTACTCTGGATATCAG GATGAGTTGTTATGGGGAGCTGCTTGGTTATACAAAGCAACAAGTAACCCAATATATCTCAGTTACGTCCAAACTAATGGGCGAAACCTTGGGGCTGATGAGTTTGATAACATGTTTAGCTGGGATAATAAGCACGTTGGTGCCAGAATTCTTCTCTCGaag GAGTTTCTGATTCAGAACGTGAAAGCACTTGAAGAGTACAAAGAGCATGCTGATAGTTTCATTTGCTCTGTTATACCTGGAGCTCCATTTTCCTCTTCCCAATACACCCCAG GTGGGCTGTTGTTCAAGATGAGTGGGAGCAACATGCAATACGTGACGTCAACATCGTTCTTGCTCTTGACCTACGCCAAATACTTGACATCTGCTCGCACCGTCGTTTACTGTGGTGGCTCCGTCGTCACCCCCGCCCGCTTACGCTCCATTGCCAAGAATCAG GTGGACTATTTACTTGGGGACAACCCACTGAAAATGTCGTACATGGTTGGTTATGGTTCGAAATATCCACGTCGGATACACCACCGTGGCTCATCCCTCCCCTCCGTTGCAGCCCACCCGACCAAGATCCAATGCCACGATGGCTTCTCCATGTTTAACTCTCAATCTCCTAATCCCAACGATCTAACCGGTGCAGTCGTCGGTGGTCCGGACCAGAACGACCAGTTTCCTGATGAACGGTCAGACTACCAGCGGTCCGAGCCAGCCACTTACATTAATGCCCCACTTGTTGGAGCTTTGGCTTATCTCGCTCGCTCCTTTGGCCAAGTCTAA
- the LOC106369294 gene encoding uncharacterized protein LOC106369294: protein MRYLKMGPASHFSFHSKVSLAFLADQIERPMSLLPMLTASFLFLFSVTPPFITAATADDLPTAYSLLQSYNFPVGILPKGVSSYDLDKSTGKFHAYFNKSCSFALQGSYQLDYKSTISGVISENKLTKLTGVKVKVLFLWLNIVEVIRNGDQLEFSVGITSANFAIGEFYESPQCGCGFDCNGLKLKSESLGRGNSFVSSV, encoded by the coding sequence ATGAGATATCTTAAGATGGGCCCAGCCTCTCACTTTTCTTTCCATTCAAAGGTCTCTCTTGCTTTTCTCGCCGATCAGATTGAAAGACCCATGTCTCTGCTTCCGATGTTAACCGCCTcgttcctcttcctcttctccgtCACTCCGCCGTTCATCACCGCCGCTACAGCCGACGACTTGCCAACGGCGTATTCTCTCCTCCAGAGCTACAACTTCCCCGTCGGAATCCTCCCTAAAGGAGTCTCATCGTACGATCTGGACAAATCCACGGGGAAGTTCCACGCGTACTTCAACAAGTCGTGTAGCTTCGCTCTCCAAGGCTCTTACCAGTTGGATTACAAATCGACAATCTCCGGCGTCATATCGGAGAACAAGCTCACGAAGCTCACCGGCGTGAAGGTGAAGGTTCTCTTCTTGTGGCTCAACATCGTGGAGGTTATCAGGAACGGAGACCAGCTCGAGTTCTCCGTCGGGATCACTTCGGCGAATTTCGCCATCGGAGAGTTTTACGAGTCGCCGCAGTGTGGATGCGGGTTTGATTGCAATGGATTGAAGTTGAAAAGTGAGAGTTTGGGAAGAGGAAACTCTTTTGTCTCTTCGGTCTGA
- the LOC106369292 gene encoding E3 ubiquitin-protein ligase BAH1 — protein sequence MKFCKKYEEYMQEQKEKKNLPGVGFKKLKKILKKCRRRDHLPSRIASINQQHGNNCPRECAVCDGTFFPELQKEMEDVVGWFNENAQKLLELHLASSFKKCLTWFKGKTSHHLGLIQEGQDLVNYALINAVAIRKILKKYDKIHESSQGQAFKTQVQKRRIEILQSPWLCELMAFHINLKESQKESGAVLASPPSLFGGCSFIFDDGKPFLSCELSDSVKVDIDLTCSICLDTVFDPISLTCGHIYCYMCACSAASVNVVDGLKAADPSEKCPLCREVCVYKGAVHLDELSILLKRSCQEYWEERRKTERAERLQQAKEYWDYQCRSFTGI from the exons ATGAAGTTTTGTAAGAAGTATGAGGAGTACATGCAAGaacagaaggagaagaagaatctaCCTGGTGTTGGCTTCAAGAAGCTCAAAAAGATTCTCAAGAAATGCAGAAGAAGAGATCATCTTCCTTCTCGTATTGCTTCAATCAATCAACAACATGGCAACAACTGTCCTCGTGAATGCGCAG TTTGTGATGGAACTTTTTTCCCGGAGCTTCAGAAGGAAATGGAGGATGTTGTTGGATGGTTTAACGAGAATGCTCAGAAGCTTCTTGAGTTACATTTAGCTTCTAGTTTCAAAAAATGTCTTACTTGGTTCAAAGGCAAAACGAGCcatcatcttggtttgatccaaGAAGGCCAAGACTTGGTTAACTACGCCCTCATCAACGCCGTCGCCATCAGAAAAATCCTCAAGAAATACGACAAG ATTCATGAGTCTAGCCAAGGACAAGCGTTTAAGACACAAGTCCAGAAAAGGAGAATAGAGATCCTCCAATCACCATGGCTATGCGAGCTCATGGCGTTTCACATCAACCTGAAAGAATCACAGAAGGAGTCTGGAGCTGTTTTGGCTTCTCCTCCATCACTCTTTGGTGGTTGCTCTTTTATCTTTGATGATGGGAAGCCTTTTCTCTCCTGCGAGCTCTCTGATTCTGTTAAAGTTGACATTGACTTGACTTGTTCAATATGCTTG GACACGGTGTTTGATCCGATATCATTAACCTGCGGTCACATATATTGCTACATGTGTGCTTGTTCTGCTGCATCAGTAAACGTAGTTGATGGCTTGAAAGCCGCAGACCCATCTGAAAAATGCCCGCTTTGCCGTGAG GTTTGTGTTTATAAAGGTGCTGTTCACTTGGACGAGCTCAGTATCTTACTTAAGAGAAG CTGCCAAGAGTATTGGGAAGAAAGGCGTAAAACAGAGAGAGCAGAAAGGTTACAGCAAGCCAAGGAGTATTGGGATTATCAATGTCGAAGCTTCACTGGAATATAA